The following proteins are encoded in a genomic region of Necator americanus strain Aroian chromosome II, whole genome shotgun sequence:
- a CDS encoding hypothetical protein (NECATOR_CHRII.G6482.T1): protein MKRWAERSLPHSLTVQVVIRQTLLERTAPKSSCLFCTVDENRDNHHSERCPRFPDPISKTAQATKLNLCLLCLKAAHEDTCGVKCGSCGLGHNFLLCSSKRPATHEAAIQEVSTLANRQRRHRHQQATSRHQCTCTKPNSQDTISNPLTQRQPATHATPQNSAIVQPYEENHLLK, encoded by the coding sequence ATGAAAAGGTGGGCAGAGCGtagtctgccgcactctttgACCGTACAAGTCGTAATCCGCCAAACGCTTCTGGAAAGGACTGCTCCGAAGTCCAGCTGCCTATTTTGCACTGTGGACGAGAATCGTGACaatcaccattccgagagatgtCCACGGTTCCCGGATCCAATCTCCAAAACAGCACAGGCGACAAAGCTGAACCTGTGCCTCCTCTGCCTAAAAGCGGCACACGAGGACACATGTGGAGTGAAGTGTGGAAGTTGTGGCCTTGGCCACAATTTTCTGCTTTGCTCCTCCAAAAGACCAGCCACCCACGAAGCGGCCATACAAGAAGTAAGCACTCTCGCCAATCGTCAACGCCGTCATCGTCATCAACAAGCCACAAGCCGTCATCAATGCACCTGCACCAAGCCGAATTCTCAAGACACCATCAGCAATCCACTAACCCAACGTCAGCCCGCCACCCACGCCACTCCACAAAACTCCGCAATAGTCCAGCCGTACGAAGAAAACCATTTGTTGAAGTAG
- a CDS encoding hypothetical protein (NECATOR_CHRII.G6483.T1), translating into MRLHERLERDLFERISRDPLYRFSIDLTFELGRRKRAAWGAFKSIEDVVKRTRNIRLRAHLLNITFLPALTYASETWAFRKPEENAISVKERGTERVMLAVTRFTEVKERIRSSLLRRRSKIRVAAAYAKESKIRWAGRDTFQRQSLDQSR; encoded by the exons atgcgtcttcatgaacgactggagcgtgacctcttcgag AGAATCAGcagggaccctctttaccgtttcTCGATCGACCTGACCttcgagctgggcagaaggaaacgagcggcttggggagcattcaagagcatcgaggacgtagtgaagaggaccaggaacatccggctccgcGCTCACCTACTCAACATCacatttcttcctgctttgacctacgcttcagaaacatGGGCGTTTCGCAAAccggaggaaaatgcgatcagcgtcaaAGAACGCGGAactgaaagggtgatgctagcAGTAACCCGCTTTACGGAAGTGAAAGAacggattcgaagttcacttcTACGTCGCCGATCGAAAATCAGAGtcgctgccgcatatgccaaggaaagcaaaattaggtgggccggacgTGATACGTTTCAACGGCAGTcattggaccagagccgttaG
- a CDS encoding hypothetical protein (NECATOR_CHRII.G6484.T1), whose product MPLCLTFINLRKTSDTVETRAIMEALDNQGVRNPHMNILRELYSNFTTKISTFYNDVIIDMKRGVRQSDTILPTIFSDTLENAMRRLESDDMGVKVNGRHLHHLCFADDIVLITSTINQADAGRI is encoded by the coding sequence atgccgctgtgtctcactttcatcaatTTAAGGAAAACCTCTGATACAGTTGAAACCAGAGCGAtcatggaggccttggacaaccaaggcgtccgtAATCCGCACATGAATatacttcgtgagttgtacagcaacttcacgaccaaaatttccacattctacaatgatgtcataatcgacATGAAAAGAGGAGTTCGTCAGAGTGATACAATTTTACCCACAATATTCAGTgacactctcgagaacgcgatgcgaaGATTGGAATCGgatgacatgggagtgaaagttaaCGGCCGGCATTTGCACCATCTttgtttcgctgatgacatcgttctaatAACATCAACCATCAATCAGGCGGATGCCggtcgaatttga
- a CDS encoding hypothetical protein (NECATOR_CHRII.G6485.T1): MASLYPGIMEEHQGHVSLRASHQRTSSRLQEESEVLKPPRSRSGMEMVIDDFYSDLFDSHVYFPPRHLREDGHVIPKVLPSEVRHAIMSVKNLTSPGRQDQA, encoded by the exons ATGGCCTCTTTATACCCCGGCATCATGGAGGAACACCAGGGTCATGTAAGCCTGCGAGCAAGTCATCAGAG aacatcttcacgactgcaaGAGGAAAGCgaagttttaaaaccaccaagatcGAGAAGTGGGATGGAAATGGTCATCGACGATTTCTACTCAGATCTTTTCGACAGCCACGTCTACTTCCCTCCTcgccatctgagggaagatggacatgtcattccaaaggtcctcccttccgaagtccgacatgccatcatgtcggtgaagaatcTTACTTCACCCGGTCGACAGGATCaagcctga
- a CDS encoding hypothetical protein (NECATOR_CHRII.G6487.T1), with protein sequence MHVLTAESSAEYGSNTSSTSIPKTENILDDEGKEQERKRKEARAKKRTARVHSEHSTEEQTMRPSEECANIAMFLDSF encoded by the exons ATGCACGTATTgacagctgagagctcagctgaatACGGCTCAAacacctcgtcaacgtcaatACCGAAAACTGAGAATATCTTGGATGACGAGGGAaaggaacaagaaagaaaacgaaaagaagctAGGGCAA aaaaacgaaCGGCTAGAGTCCATTCTGAACACAGTACTGAAGAGCAGACAATGCGACCAAGTGAAGAATGCGCAAATATCGCAatgtttctggattctttttgA